A window of Deltaproteobacteria bacterium genomic DNA:
ACCAACCGTGGTACCTTTGCACGGTAATAAACAGATGGTTGCTATCCACGCAGTCGCACCTGAGCCGATCTTTTGGGAAACCATGGAGGCGCTCAAGATGGCGGGCGCTAGTTCCATCTTGGTCGTACCAATCGAGAAGATCATCGAGTGAAAATTGGAACTTATTTATGACTAATATAAAAATAGATGAAACTATAATCGGTAGGATTGCCCGCTGGGCCGCATTGAATGTCACGGAACGTGCGGCCCTTCTCGAACGTCCCGCCGTCAGTCAGAGCGAGGACATCGAGCGGCGGACGGCAGCGATTGTGCGTGACGTGCGGTCGCAGGGTGATAGCGCATTACGGCGATACACGCGTGAACTTGATGGCTACGGCGGAGATAGCCTCGTCGTCACCGAGGACGAGTGGGAGAGTGCCCTTGCTAAAGTTTCGGCAGCCGCGTGGGCAGCGCTGAAACGTGCTGCCGATCAAATACGCAGATTCCACGCCGCGGAGAAGCCGCAGCCGCTGAGCGTCGAAGTGTCTCCTGGGATCGTTTGTCAGCGCCTGTGGCGCCCCATCGCACGTGTGGGGCTTTATGTCCCGGCTGGAACAGCACCACTACCTTCGACCCTGCTCATGCTTGCTATACCGGCCGAGATCGCAGGATGCAGCGAGCGCATC
This region includes:
- the hisD gene encoding histidinol dehydrogenase (catalyzes the oxidation of L-histidinol to L-histidinaldehyde and then to L-histidine in histidine biosynthesis; functions as a dimer), with the protein product MTNIKIDETIIGRIARWAALNVTERAALLERPAVSQSEDIERRTAAIVRDVRSQGDSALRRYTRELDGYGGDSLVVTEDEWESALAKVSAAAWAALKRAADQIRRFHAAEKPQPLSVEVSPGIVCQRLWRPIARVGLYVPAGTAPLPSTLLMLAIPAEIAGCSERIVVTPVGPSGIPHPGILAAARLAGVSSIFKVGGAQAVAALAYGTASVPKVDKIYGPGNAYVTCA